Proteins from a single region of Haloterrigena alkaliphila:
- a CDS encoding sulfite oxidase, with protein MVAEGPRENRHGEIEAILERKDGGVRPVRDEADKYTVVGAAERRTYASWLTPVEEHFVCHRNDIPRVAADGWSVSLAGQLEGTLSMAAIETEYPTVAVAHTMECAGNGRGQHRPETGSVQWEFDAAATAVWTGTPLSSVLRDFGADAAEGRWLTAVGGDRSDGDDVFARSIPLEKALDDCVLAYEMNGDPLPPEHGYPVRLIVPGWYGVNNVKWLEELRVADSMVVDGALDRPGEHAVWQQESYRIHPEGVEPDPNETIDSVDTWTQLEGAVDSPYTFDANVMSVIGTPDGESPATPDSDGTIEVRGVAWAGDDAVDRVDISTDGGETWNDADLFGPDYAGAWRLFRYDWDAGPGTHALLSRATDELDRRQPARISEPDAWRDALEDDEYPWNEGGYAANAYEPNGVTVEVVADEAGETTGDE; from the coding sequence ATGGTCGCCGAAGGGCCGCGAGAGAACCGACACGGGGAGATCGAGGCGATACTGGAACGGAAAGACGGCGGCGTGCGTCCGGTTCGAGACGAGGCGGACAAGTACACGGTCGTCGGCGCCGCGGAGCGTCGCACCTACGCGAGCTGGCTGACGCCCGTCGAGGAACACTTCGTCTGCCATCGAAACGACATTCCGCGGGTGGCGGCCGACGGATGGTCCGTCTCGCTCGCCGGGCAGCTCGAGGGGACCCTCTCGATGGCGGCGATCGAAACCGAGTACCCGACGGTGGCGGTCGCGCACACGATGGAGTGCGCCGGCAACGGTCGCGGCCAGCACCGACCCGAGACGGGCAGCGTGCAGTGGGAGTTCGACGCCGCCGCCACCGCGGTCTGGACCGGGACGCCCCTCAGTTCGGTGCTGCGCGATTTCGGCGCGGACGCGGCCGAGGGCCGGTGGCTGACCGCAGTCGGCGGCGATCGATCCGACGGCGACGACGTCTTCGCGCGGTCGATTCCGCTCGAGAAGGCGCTCGACGACTGCGTCCTCGCCTACGAGATGAACGGCGACCCGCTCCCGCCGGAGCACGGGTATCCGGTCCGACTGATCGTCCCCGGCTGGTACGGGGTCAACAACGTCAAGTGGCTCGAGGAGCTCCGGGTGGCGGACTCGATGGTCGTCGACGGGGCGCTCGACCGGCCGGGCGAGCACGCCGTCTGGCAGCAGGAGTCGTACCGAATCCACCCCGAAGGCGTCGAACCCGATCCGAACGAGACGATCGATTCCGTCGACACGTGGACCCAGCTCGAGGGCGCGGTCGACTCCCCCTACACGTTCGACGCGAACGTGATGTCGGTGATCGGCACGCCGGACGGGGAGTCGCCGGCGACGCCCGACTCGGACGGAACGATCGAGGTGCGCGGCGTCGCCTGGGCGGGCGACGACGCCGTCGACCGCGTAGATATCTCGACCGACGGCGGCGAGACGTGGAACGACGCGGACCTGTTCGGCCCCGACTACGCCGGCGCGTGGCGACTGTTCCGCTACGACTGGGACGCCGGACCCGGAACGCACGCGCTGCTGTCGCGGGCGACCGACGAACTGGACCGGCGGCAGCCGGCGCGGATCTCCGAGCCCGACGCCTGGCGCGACGCCCTCGAGGACGACGAGTACCCGTGGAACGAGGGCGGCTACGCCGCCAACGCGTACGAACCGAACGGCGTGACGGTCGAAGTCGTCGCGGACGAAGCGGGCGAGACGACCGGCGACGAGTGA
- a CDS encoding ubiquitin-like small modifier protein 1 → MPTEWKLFADLAERAGDKHVTVDAGAGDTVGDALEQLLEERSDLEGRVLDDDGELRSQINVLRNGTNVLVEEEGMKTELEEGDELALFPPVSGG, encoded by the coding sequence ATGCCCACCGAGTGGAAGCTCTTCGCCGACCTCGCGGAACGCGCGGGCGATAAACACGTCACCGTCGACGCGGGCGCCGGCGACACCGTCGGGGACGCCCTCGAGCAACTGCTCGAGGAGCGGTCCGACCTCGAGGGACGCGTCCTCGACGACGACGGCGAGTTGCGCTCCCAGATCAACGTTCTGCGAAATGGGACGAACGTCCTCGTCGAGGAGGAGGGGATGAAGACGGAACTCGAGGAGGGCGACGAACTGGCGCTCTTCCCGCCCGTCAGCGGCGGATAG
- a CDS encoding potassium transporter TrkA, whose protein sequence is MTASIAAGLEPMLAQTITSETLLDSLLGILGFALLAGGTAAGIAFVFRWYSADAIPEGVAILLGVSMVAIWLNAESALQQVISGDAELLELSTVVFTVAAFAASAMAADGGRRLGDHLATDVFSIATPRTITEVGQLVRSAGRVVAVELPEEIADVDGYDPVDEPTKTELAGHTLLFPRRLSVDDLRERLIDRLERDYGIGHVDVEFGADRTIDYLALGSRPSGIGSTLAPGTVAVAIRGDPAPDATPGDAVRIWRRDGDSLRRATGGELRGVADDVATVAVDADDAGSLPSEEEYRLVTLPRDPGAERDLVSLLRAADETVTTLPVAAGDALEGATVGSLPVLVLAVDRDADAAAPLALPAADARLEAGDVAYVLGRPDALRRIGDLERPGEALLEEAAESDGAEADSEPTDPPADPARER, encoded by the coding sequence ATGACGGCGTCGATCGCCGCCGGACTCGAGCCGATGCTCGCCCAGACGATCACCTCGGAGACGCTGCTCGACTCGCTCCTCGGAATTCTGGGCTTCGCGCTGCTGGCGGGGGGAACCGCCGCGGGCATCGCCTTCGTCTTCCGCTGGTACAGCGCGGACGCGATCCCCGAGGGCGTCGCGATTCTGCTCGGCGTCTCGATGGTCGCCATCTGGCTCAACGCCGAGTCGGCGCTCCAGCAGGTGATCAGCGGCGACGCGGAACTGCTCGAGTTGAGTACGGTGGTCTTCACGGTCGCCGCGTTCGCCGCGAGCGCGATGGCCGCCGACGGCGGCCGACGACTCGGTGACCACCTCGCGACGGACGTCTTCTCGATCGCGACGCCGCGGACGATCACCGAGGTCGGCCAACTGGTCCGATCGGCCGGCCGCGTCGTCGCCGTCGAACTCCCCGAGGAGATCGCGGACGTCGACGGTTACGACCCGGTCGACGAGCCCACCAAGACCGAACTGGCCGGCCACACGCTGCTGTTCCCGCGGCGCCTCTCGGTCGACGACCTGCGCGAGCGATTGATCGACCGCCTCGAGCGCGACTACGGGATCGGCCACGTCGACGTCGAGTTCGGGGCCGATCGGACGATCGACTACCTGGCCCTCGGCAGCCGCCCGTCGGGAATCGGCTCGACGCTCGCGCCGGGGACCGTCGCCGTCGCGATCCGCGGCGATCCGGCGCCGGACGCCACACCCGGAGACGCCGTCCGGATCTGGCGTCGCGACGGCGATTCGCTCCGACGGGCCACGGGCGGAGAACTCCGCGGAGTCGCCGACGACGTGGCCACCGTCGCCGTCGACGCCGACGACGCGGGATCGCTCCCGTCCGAGGAGGAGTACCGGCTGGTAACGCTGCCTCGCGACCCCGGCGCCGAGCGGGACCTCGTCTCCCTGCTCCGGGCGGCCGACGAGACCGTGACCACGCTCCCCGTCGCGGCCGGTGACGCGCTCGAGGGCGCGACCGTCGGCTCGCTGCCGGTTCTCGTCCTCGCGGTCGACCGCGACGCGGACGCCGCCGCCCCCCTCGCGCTGCCGGCGGCCGACGCGCGCCTCGAGGCCGGCGACGTCGCCTACGTTCTCGGCCGCCCGGACGCCCTGCGGCGGATCGGCGACCTCGAGCGGCCCGGCGAGGCCCTGCTCGAGGAGGCCGCGGAGTCGGACGGAGCGGAAGCCGATTCGGAACCCACGGACCCGCCGGCCGACCCCGCGCGGGAGCGGTAG